The following proteins are encoded in a genomic region of Vanessa tameamea isolate UH-Manoa-2023 chromosome 4, ilVanTame1 primary haplotype, whole genome shotgun sequence:
- the LOC113394380 gene encoding dnaJ homolog subfamily A member 2-like translates to MADNKLYEILGVSRTASESEIKRNYHKLAKEYHPDKNPAAGDRFKEISYAYEVLSDPKKRQTYDKFGLKGLQEGGQGGGFPPEDFLGHFFSDMFGMGGGGRGRGRARGEDTIHPLKVSLEDMYVGKTAKLQLSKNVICGPCKGVGGKPGSVVCCRDCHGQGIKVSYQQIGPNMTRQFQTRCPTCQGQGETINDKDKCSKCKGKKVLNEIKILEVHVEKGMKENQKIFFRGEGDQQPDTQPGDVIIVLQQKSHDVFKRTGDDLLMEREISLTEALCGFEFVVKHLDGRDLLVRHLPGEVIKPGDLKGIQGEGMPQYKNPFEKGNLYIKFDVTFPENNFASEEQLKKIESILPPRPAFVMPTGEDVEEVNMMEYTASERSRGREEAYASDDDENMHAGPGVQCAHQ, encoded by the exons ATGGCtgataataaattgtatgaaatattaggTGTTTCGAGAACTGCAAGCGAATCTGAAATAAAACGA AACTATCACAAACTTGCGAAAGAGTATCATCCTGATAAAAATCCGGCAGCTGGTGATAGATTTAAAGAAATAAGCTATGCATATGAAGTTTTATCTGATCCGAAAAAAAGACAAACCTATGATAAATTCGGGTTAAAAGGATTACAGGAGGGTGGCCAAGGTGGAGGCTTCCCGCCTGAAGATTTCTTGGGTCACTTTTTTAGTGACATGTTTGGTATGGGGGGTGGCGGCAGGGGGAGAGGTCGGGCTCGTGGGGAAGATACTATACATCCATTGAAAGTATCTTTGGAAGATATGTATGTTGGTAAAACGGCAAAGTTACAATTAAGTAAAAATGTTATCTGTGGCCCATGCAAAGGAGTGGGTGGTAAGCCAGGATCAGTAGTATGCTGTCGCGATTGTCATGGTCAAGGTATCAAAGTTTCTTACCAGCAGATAGGACCTAATATGACTCGCCAATTTCAAACCCGTTGTCCTACTTGCCAAGGGCAAGGTGAAACAATAAATGATAAAGATAAGTGCTCCAAATGTAAAGGGAAAAAAGTGCTAAATGAGATCAAAATACTAGAAGTACATGTTGAGAAAGGAATGAAAGAAAATCAAAAGATATTCTTTAGAGGCGAGGGAGATCAACAACCTGACACTCAACCTGGTGATGTTATCATAGTATTGCAGCAAAAATCCCATGATGTGTTCAAAAGAACTGGTGATGATTTATTAATGGAACGTGAAATTAGCCTGACTGAAGCATTGTGTGGCTTTGAATTTGTTGTGAAACATTTAGATGGACGAGACCTTCTTGTGAGACATTTGCCAGGAGAAGTAATTAAACCAGGTGATTTGAAAGGAATACAGGGTGAGGGTATGCCTCAATACAAAAACCCATTTGAAAAGGGAAACCTGTACATTAAGTTTGATGTTACTTTTCCTGAAAATAACTTTGCTTCTGAAGAACAACTCAAAAAAATTGAGAGTATATTGCCTCCTAGACCAGCTTTTGTTATGCCAACAGGTGAAGATGTTGAGGAAGTGAATATGATGGAGTACACAGCCAGTGAGAGAAGTCGTGGCCGTGAAGAAGCATATGCtagtgatgatgatgaaaatatGCATGCAGGGCCTGGAGTACAGTGTGCTCACCAgtag
- the LOC113394384 gene encoding transcription termination factor, mitochondrial produces the protein MAIRNFITSIFLRNRGTIVRTLYSGSYPISNFQKNHEIRSKFSSPFHFINIANKNLGTRECKTQIKDVDASKERIIKELNFLTKKDATPFFKLPVKTLLQIYKTTKNDEENGFCKNRLYYIAQRIKCPPSNLSEQIIKRTFIYKLSFDWLESSLNVLLAMNVSGDRIQRDLWVLKYHHKTIYERLLRVRNLGVENLCPWMVRCSEDILNRSIEITQETKTILGENKSTKMYLATRLNTTPDIIEDMCVKIPALKTIRVTKAKSFLDFLMEEGFNVEEIVDKPRIFAASQKTVKLRLEKLRSLGLSEINLNILCRSRRAFQRYYESIESISKDSK, from the exons ATGGctattagaaattttattacatctatatttttaagaaatcgtGGTACTATTGTTCGAACATTATATTCTGGTTCCTACCCTATTagcaattttcaaaaaaatcatgaaatacGAAGTAAATTTTCTTCTccgtttcatttcattaatatagCAAATAAAAACTTAGGCACCCGCGAATGTAAAACTCAAATAAAGG ATGTTGATGCATCTAAAGAAAGAATAATCaaggaattaaattttttgacaaaaaaagatGCGACGCCCTTTTTCAAATTGCCTGTGAAAACATTACTCCAAATTtacaaaacaactaaaaatGATGAAGAGAATGGCTTTTGTAAAAAcaggttatattatattgctcAACGAATTAAG TGCCCACCCTCTAATTTGAGTGAACAAATCATAAAAAgaacttttatatacaaattgtcATTTGATTGGTTGGAAAGTTCTTTAAATGTACTATTAG CTATGAATGTATCCGGGGATCGCATACAGCGTGATTTATGGGTCCTTAAGTATCATCATAAAACCATATATGAAAGACTTCTACGAGTCAGAAATTTAGGTGTTGAAAACCTGTGTCCCTGGATGGTTCGTTGttctgaagatatattaaacag atCTATTGAAATAACTCAAGAAACTAAGACAATATTGGGAGAAAATAAATCAACGAAAATGTATCTTGCAACCCGCCTAAATACTACACCAGACATTATTGAAGATATGTGTGTCAAAATACCTGCTCTTAAAACTATCAGAGTCACAAAG GCAAAAAGTTTTTTGGATTTTTTGATGGAAGAAGGTTTTAATGTTGAAGAAATTGTGGACAAGCCTAGAATATTTGCAGCTTCTCAAAAAACTGTAAAATTGAGATTAGAAAAGCTAAGGAGTCTAGGTCTcagtgaaattaatttaaacatactttGTAGAAGTAGAAGAGCTTTTCAAAGATATTATGAATCTATTGAGTCAATTTCTAAAGATTCTAAATGA
- the LOC113394382 gene encoding U2 small nuclear ribonucleoprotein auxiliary factor 35 kDa subunit-related protein 2, which translates to MGKHTEWRNMVKKERRRRIRTLKAKEIESSLEYQNWCKEQEALELLEAEQIEKSNKIENDKWVQAEQVALEEWKKIQIKNDSLLQKKLQQQAKLKLEWELEKQKREREAERLKEIEEENRKRQEIFMNNLEKFLNGDLMEPPKELLILYESKPNCEPCPFFTKTACCRFGDECSRNHKYPGISKILLAANMFGHFGLENANYNEYDTDIMLEYEDTDTYKDFKDFFLDILPEFQKFGKVVQLKVCNNYEKHLRGNTYIEYADIRSAVQAYRALHSRWYGGKQLSLQFCQLLSWNYAICGLQSSKRCPKGRACNFLHVFKNPVKLHEENRHSERPRSTPSRSWRWSESPERPVTKDKEMEKHSRRSSDSKHRRHRYHRSSSYRKRNG; encoded by the exons ATGGGAAA gcaTACGGAGTGGCGTAATATGGttaaaaaagaaagaagaaGACGAATTCGAACTCTGAAGGCAAAAGAAATAG aatCATCGCTTGAGTATCAAAATTGGTGTAAAGAGCAAGAGGCATTAGAGTTACTTGAGGCTGAACAAATCGAAAAATCAAATAAGATCGAAAATGACAAATGGGTACAAGCTGAGCAAGTAGCATTAGAGGAAtggaaaaaaatacagataaaaaatgattcATTACTCCAAAAGAAACTTCAACAGCaagctaaattaaaatta gaATGGGAATTGGAAAAACAAAAGAGAGAAAGAGAAGCAGAGCGGTTAAAAGAAATTGAAGAGGAAAATAGAAAAagacaagaaatatttatgaataatttagagAAATTTTTAAACGGTGATTTGATGGAACCTCCTAAAGaacttttgattttatatgaaagTAAACCAAATTGTGAACCATGTCCTTTCTTTACTAAAACTGCATGTTGCCGTTTCGGTGATGAATGCTCTAGAAATCATAAATATCCTGGAATAAGCAAA atcCTTTTAGCTGCAAATATGTTTGGACATTTTGGATTAGAAAATGCTAATTACAATGAGTATGATACTGATATAATGTTGGAATATGAAGATACAGACACATACAAAGACTTCAAAGATttctttttagatattttaccaGAATTCCAGAAATTTGGGAAAGTTGTGCAGTTGAAG GTGTGTAATAATTATGAGAAACATCTTCGTggtaatacatatatagaatatgCTGATATCCGTAGTGCTGTTCAAGCTTATCGTGCTTTACATTCACGATGGTATGGCGGCAAGCAACTTTCTCTACAGTTTTGCCAGCTTTTGTCATGGAATTATGCCATATGTG GGTTACAGTCAAGTAAAAGATGTCCAAAAGGTAGAGCATGTAATTTTCTTCACGTTTTTAAAAATCCTGTGAAACTACATGAGGAAAACCGACATTCTGaaag gCCCAGATCGACACCATCTCGATCTTGGAGATGGTCCGAATCACCAGAACGACCTGTAACTAAAGATAAGGAAATGGAAAAACATTCTAGAAGAAGTTCTGACAGTAAGCATCGACGACATCGATATCATCGATCGAGTTCTTATCGAAAAAGAAAtggctga
- the LOC113394456 gene encoding uncharacterized protein LOC113394456, whose product MDRHKEKLKSNILNNNESEIKELLENGFDPNFENGWPVRLAARCGLFSIVKLFIQYGANPHSLNEAGASTLQLAVFSGLHWDTDEWTYLLSCCDSSQLADGAAVAIIFNNIAALRKILCTGRCNTNIPTTLTGKTVEDLAKGYKMQYILNFPVVQNSLQVSSRPSPRMPRSDVRNSEIRQQGNRNLSPSVARFFDLTAGQSALSPPHSPLGSIFPSTAQQL is encoded by the exons atggatAGACATAAAGAGAAAttgaaaagtaatattttaaataacaatgaaagtgaaataaaagaattattaGAAAATGGATTCGATCCTAACTTTGAAAATGGTTGGCCTGTAAGACTAGCAGCTCGGTGTGGACTTTTTTccattgttaaattattcattcaatatGGGGCTAATCCACATTCATTAAATGAAGCTG GTGCATCGACTTTGCAGCTTGCAGTTTTTTCTGGATTACACTGGGACACCGATGAGTGGACATACTTATTGTCGTGTTGTGACTCATCTCAGCTGGCTGATGGCGCTGCCgttgctattatttttaacaatatagcAGCTTTAAGGAAAATTCTATGCACTGGAAGATGTAACACAAATATACCAACTACTTTGACAG gtAAAACAGTGGAGGATTTAGCAAAAGGATATAAAAtgcaatacattttaaactttcCAGTAGTTCAGAATAGCCTTCAAGTGTCATCGCGACCATCTCCTCGTATGCCTAGATCG GATGTTAGAAATTCTGAAATTCGACAACAAGGCAATAGAAATTTGTCACCTTCGGTTGCGCGATTCTTTGATCTAACAGCCGGCCAGTCAGCTCTAAGTCCACCACATAGCCCATTAGGATCGATATTTCCATCGACAGCTCAACAACTGTGA